In Vicia villosa cultivar HV-30 ecotype Madison, WI linkage group LG7, Vvil1.0, whole genome shotgun sequence, the DNA window AATTGGTAGAGATTTAGTTTAAATATACTATAAACACATGTTTTAACACTCAAACTTTGATGGTTATAATcacctaattttttttaatacaagcaagttgatttttcaaaaatttgggagagaacttaaaaaattatattttggtatgtaatttaatatttttaaaaaaattaaaaaacattgaCATATAcacaaatgatatttttttaattttaaaaaataaaaatatactagTATATCAAAATATAAACACAACttacttaaatattttttaaatgtactattaatacattttaaattaattttacatgcATATTcttaattattatgttttatttatttatagtattTTCTTAATACATGTGAAATGAACAAATGTAAACTACCTACTTATAGAAGAAACGCAATATTTTATATTAgtctaaaaatgaaatttaaatacAATTTACTATGtgcatttattatatatatatatatatatatatatatatatatatatatatatatatatatatatatatatatatatcattaattATTACCACTAATTtaatttgtcttcaagattaaaaatatatattggacCACTTGGAATATAGTTCCCAAATACAATGTTGCCAACACTTCTTGATTGATACACACAAAGAGAAACTCTATCACTTTCATTTCAACACCTTATGCTTGAGTgatatatcttttattttaatacacattattttaattaaaaaaataattaaccaTATATTATATTATACAATTTcactataaaaacaaaaatatttttttacaaacacaaaaaataaaaggaaattatagaaacaaattcattggatgctttttaaatttttttctttctttcttataattaGGACTAGATGAcacattatttatattattaatttagtttatatagttAAAAATTGTTCAAAACTTCTATAAATAGGGACTGTGATCAAACTAGCCCATTATCAAGCAACAACACAGATAATACAAAGAAAGTTTCTCATATTGTTTTCCTTTTCATCCATCATTTCTTAGCAAAGACAAAAAGTTTCCTCTGAACATGATCAATTCCAAACCTCTGTAACCACACTGCATTTCAAACACCACCACTCTCTTGTGTcttttcatctctctcacactGTCCTTTTTTTTTGTCATATTGCAAAACAAAACAAGCTTCAAAGAAACCAAAACTAATGGCAACAAGTTCATTTCCCATTCATAGTTTTGTTCCTGTTGGTTTCAGATTCCGTCCAACAGACCAAGAGCTTGTTGACCACTACCTCAGAAACAAACTACTTGGTAATGTTTCGGTTGTCAACAATGTTATAGCTGAAGTTGATGTTTGCAAGTTTGAACCATGGGAGTTACCAGGTaagtaaatattcaaaaacatacAAAACCCATCATTTATTTGTGATAAAAATGTAATCTTTTTTattgtttctgtttttttttttaattcaggtttttctGTGATAAAATCTGATGATCCTGAGTGGTTTTTTCTGTCTCCGCGTGATTATAAATATGCTAAGAGCAAGAGGTTTAACCGGGctacaaaatatggattttggaaGGCTACTGGTAATGACAGGAATGTTAAGGTTAGAGGGACTGATAAGGTTATTGGGACTAAGAAGACTCTTGTTTATTATAAAGGTCGGGTTCCTGGTGTGAAGACCAATTGGGTTATTCATGAGTATCATGCTGCCAACTTTGAGGATGATCAGGTTTGTTTTGGTACTAGAATGTTTTAACTTTTCATGTTTTGATTATTTGTCACTTTTTTTTTCCTGAAAAATATCATCTTTAGTTACTAGAAATGGAATGAGAATGTGTGTATTTTTTCagtttttttgatgtttttcctATCTGAATGTTTGTTCTGAAATTTGAAGATTACAAGTTTCTGATTTTGATGCATTGGCttgatttgtgtttgtgtttacctTGCAAAATTTTGTAGAGGACTTTTGTTTTATGCCGCTTGATGAAGAAAGCGGAGAAAAAGCCCGAAGAGGAAGCTGATATAATGGTCTGTGATGAAGGGGAGCCCAGCAGACACATGAGCTCTGACTATGAAAATCGAGAAACGGTCGAAGGAATTCCTGATGTAAGCAATGCGTTCTTGATTTTAGagatgtagaattgattttgacgtGTTCAGATGCTCACTGctagtagaattgattctaaaaACTTATTGTTGTTTCAGGTGATAAGTGATCCTTTACCGGAAATGAACATGGGATCAGTATTTCAAGAGCCGCATCAGGCAGACAGATACTTTCCCTTCGCGACGCAACAATCTTTAATCTCTGAAAACGAGCCGGAAGTCTCTGTCCCAAACTTCCGATTCCCCGATGCCTATTTTGGAAATGAGAATATCGACTTTCAGAGTTCGTTTGAAACAATTGAAGAGGAAGATAAGTTCATCAACTCAATGTTGATCGAGTCTGAGTCGTTGAGAATGGCCTACTATAATAGCAGCGAAGCAGATGTTGATATAGTCTCTACGCCGCTGGTAAATATATATTGTTCAAAGACTAAATGATATTTGGAACTTTATGTACCTACATTTGCATATGAACCGTCCATTGTGCTGACATGAGTTTTGCCACATTTTTGCAATGCTAGGTGATTTTGGTGTTTTCTTTAATAGATTCCAaagcactttttttttcttcatatactGATGTTTCGATTCTAAAACTTTACAGTTACACAATTTTCTTGATACTTCAACAATGTATCTTGAAAATCCTAGTTCGGGCGAATATGGATGTACTCGTGTTCTATCTTTTAACAATGATGAAAGCAAAGACGAACATGAAAGTACCTATTACGACGATTTTGGGGGAGTGGAGGCATCCTCTTGTGACTCAACTGCCGGTAAATCTTTGGAGATGAGCTCTGTCGAAATTTCCAGTTCTTCGACACCAAGAAGAGACAAAAACCAAAATCGTTCATCTTCGTGTCACAAATAGATGTGTCAAGACAAAGGACGAGCACCAACACAAAGGACGGTTtcaatcaaaagaagatacaattTTGAGGTGAGAAAACCAAGCAAGGGCATTGCAAATGAAGAAACATGACTTGatcaaatgattcattcattaATATCATGCTAGATTTGTTGGAAACTGATGCACAGGAAAATCTGTACAGATGATAATCTATATCAAATAGGTTGTCACTTACCATCTATGTGTGACTTGTGTCACAAGGAAGATGAATCTATGGAGCATTTGCTCTTTGAGTTTCTTTTTGGTCAACACATCTTGAATTACCTGTCTAACGTACTAGAGCGCAACAAGTTTTGGTTGGAAACTAACTTAAGCTTTGATTAGAAATCATAGTTAGTGACTTTGCAGTTGAAGAATATAAGTCTAAATTGTATTCTTAAATAAAAGTATGTATTTTTTTGTTACTCATATACAAATAAGGTAATCATTGTGAAGACAAATTGACTTCATTAGGGTTATCATCTACAAATGGTGTTTGGTGGAAATGAAGTTTTTGTGTCTGTCAGAGCAGATGTTAGGTGTGCCACTATTTTGCGTTTTAATCTGACGCGGAAGTTTGGTATTGTGAGGATCATGTCGCCATCTTCCTTGGGGAGCGCTGCTATTGCTTGGCTGGCTGAATGTCTGGATCACGCCGCTGTGCTATGTAGGTGTGCCACGATTAGGCGATTGATCAGATTTGTAATTCTAGCAAAAATGTTTGATCGCGCCACTGTATTGTTGAAAGCATCACTCTGGCCATTTGAAGTTGGATCGCCCACCGTAAGATATAGGCGCACCGTTATTGATTGTATTTTGTaattcttctctctttttccaacaatacATATTCACGCCACAATACGCATTCCAGCAACCTCATTGAGCGCAACCGCAACACTTGCAACTttgaccgcaatttaaaaccatgcctCGTCCTTAagaaaaatacttttaaaatgagattttttGAAAACATATGCCTCGTCCTCGACCGCAATTGTGTTTGAAAATGACATAATCTATATTATTATTGACATAATTTTGTAATCAGTTCCTTCTTGGGAGTTGGGAATAAGCTTTATCTTAAAAAAACAGTGGTCAAAATTAAGGTACATAATGTGTTGCTCTATGTTAAATGATGTAACTAACTATGATAGATAGTGGGGAGCATAACAAACTTCCAAAAGAAAGCATAACAAGCATTATAAAATATTGACAAACAAATATTATGTTCTTTAATTTGTAGGAAAAGAATGAGCAAATAATTCACATGGTGGGCCAAGGATCAAACTTGGGTATCAAGAAAATGTAAATTGAGTTAGTAATCTTGGTTAAGTACTCTAACGTGTTCCTTTtgtattttaaagtattttttatttataaattttattatttttagagaTGTAGAATTAATTTTGATCTATTCAGATAATCACGACGAATAGAATTGATTCTAAAAAATTATCGTTGTTTCAGGTGATAAGTAATCCTTTACAAGAAATGAACATGGAATCGATATTTCAAAAGCCACATGAGCGGGAGGTCTCTGTCCCGAACTTCCAATTTTCCAATGCCTATTTTGGATATGAGAATATCGACTTTCAAATAGGTTGTCATTACCATAGATATGAGACTTGTGTCACAAGGAAGATGAATCGATGGAGCATTTGTTCTTTGAGTTTCTTTTTGGTCAACACATCTTGAATTATCTCTCTAATGTGCTAGAATGCAACAAGCTTTGATTGGAAATAAACTCAAAATTAGTTGTTATCTTTTAGAAATCAAAGCTTAGTGCCTTTGCAGTTGAAGAATATATGTCGAAATTGTATACTTAACTAAAAGTATGTATATTTTTGTTACTACAGATAAAATTGACTTCATTAGGCTTATCATCTACAAATTGTGTACTGTGTTTGGTGGAATGAAGTCCTTGTATGTGTCACAGCAGATGTTATTAGGAATAGACTAGGTGCGCTACTATTTTGAGTTTCAGTTTGAAAAAATGGGTCATGCACTTTTACCCTATCAATCAATCATGTATTTAATTAAagcattcttttatttaaaaaatattttattgacaTGATAAATTGATGACTCTCTATTGGATGacaatgtaaaactattttatactGTTAATACGatgtcttttatttaaaaaatattttattgacaTGATAAATTAATGACTCTCTATTGGATGacaatgtaaaactattttacagtgGTGCGATGtcttttaactattttgagttttaatatgATGTGGAAGTTTGATATTGTGAGGATTGGGTAGCATCTTCTTTGGGGAGCGCCACTAACCATGTATTGTTGAACTTAATGAGGGCAATTCAAGCCACTATCTCTGCCATTTGGATTGAGAAGTTTGGAGCCATTAGAAATTAGGTCGGAGTTTTGGGCTTATGTATGAAGCATACTACAACTTAActcatttgtaaaataaaattgttaccgaataaataatttcttttcaatttttaatcCAATATTAATTACTCATCCATCTTATAAtaagtattttatttaaactatgcatggtttttaaaaataattagatcaTTTGATTATAACGATGAAATGAATATCATTCATTAAAGTAttcttattaattataataagtgGAGTAGTTGAAAAgtgtaaaaaattaaatataacactgaaaaataataataaatactccctccgttttttattataagtcgttttagacttttcacacagattaagaaaaataataattgttgaatgaaaatgagaaattatgaaggttattacaaaattatctttcattaatgacatgtggaagataaatttatataattgaaaggagagagaataataaatatttaaggatataataggaaaaatagcattaattattcattggaattgtaaagcgacatatatttaaatacaattttttttctaaaacgacttataataaaaaacggagggagtattatattagtattgtaaataaatatttattttgagaaaaagaaaaagtaaaaaataagacattttttatgataaaattaatgtcatttactaaaGTATCCTTATTTATTATATGTAGTGGAGttgttgaaaaacgtgaaagttactagtggaaaaaaataataaatgttgcattggtaCTCAAAAGAGACATTAATTTTGAGATATAAAAAAAgtacaaatgagacacttattacgAGACAAAGAGAGTATTGGAAATGATGAAAATCCTATTAATAAGATATTAGAATTGAAAAAGTGTATGGACAATTgaaataattcatttattttgagacaaaaTATTATTTCAAATATGTCACTCAAGGAAGAAGTACTACTTTCATCATTTCCAATACTAAGAGATACtttaataaaaacaatattttctcttttttatctattttttaatGTGTGAAAAATAGTTCATTAAATCACTCATGGTAGAATGGATGAAGTGTTATTAGTGTAGATCTAGATTCGTGATTATTGCAACTGCATGGCGTTTGTGGATGAGAGGTTTACTCTACGCTGCTCCATAAACTTCAATAAactttgcttataaaaataagaatttttattggaaattttgatttttcttgTTTCGTTTAAATATTAACCATACGAAGAAACCCTTTACAAAGAATTACACACTTAAGTGGAAAAAGTGATTGAGTCTATGCTGGCACAATTTTGTAATGAGTTCATTTATGGGAGTTGGGAATAAACGTTATCTTGAAAAAAGAGGTCAAACTTGATTGACTATGATAAAGTCAGGTACATAATGTGTTGCTCTATCTTAAATGATGTAACTAACTATGATATATAGTGGGGAGCATAACAAACTACTAAAAAAAAGCAAAACAAGCATTATAAAATCttgacaaaaaaatattatatgttcttTAATTTGTTAGAAAAGAATGAGCAAATAATTCATATGGTGGGCCAAGGATCAAACTTGGGGAAAAATATTGTTGATATGTTAAGTATACCATGAGTTAGAAATCTTGGTTAAGTATTAATGTTAAGGTCTCTCATGTGATTCTTTTAAAGTCAATGGTAGTGATCCAATGTGATAGTGGATTTTACatataaaatacaaatttaaataatcAATTGGTTCAAGTAAGTTTATGTGTTTTTGACTTTCgttccttattttttttttaaaaattaatctctgttaaaatcttttttttataatataaagtTTAAAATTCGCaa includes these proteins:
- the LOC131618235 gene encoding protein ATAF2-like, with protein sequence MATSSFPIHSFVPVGFRFRPTDQELVDHYLRNKLLGNVSVVNNVIAEVDVCKFEPWELPGFSVIKSDDPEWFFLSPRDYKYAKSKRFNRATKYGFWKATGNDRNVKVRGTDKVIGTKKTLVYYKGRVPGVKTNWVIHEYHAANFEDDQRTFVLCRLMKKAEKKPEEEADIMVCDEGEPSRHMSSDYENRETVEGIPDVISDPLPEMNMGSVFQEPHQADRYFPFATQQSLISENEPEVSVPNFRFPDAYFGNENIDFQSSFETIEEEDKFINSMLIESESLRMAYYNSSEADVDIVSTPLLHNFLDTSTMYLENPSSGEYGCTRVLSFNNDESKDEHESTYYDDFGGVEASSCDSTAGKSLEMSSVEISSSSTPRRDKNQNRSSSCHK